The stretch of DNA TTGAATTCATATTTTGGTCAGTGCGTGCCTGTTGTTTACAATTTGCAGAAGTCATCGAAAAGTGGGCCATAGGCCATAGGCCATAGGTGGAACAGAATATGGAAGTAACAAAGATGCCCTTGGGGAACAGACACGACTGGGGAAAAAATAATGGTTACTTCAATAAAAAATAACTCAACAATGAGAGAGATGAAGGGAATATGAAAATGGACTCCTCCAATACTTCAAATTGACAGCTGGAGAGAGATCACTTAATTGGAAACCAAACGGTTGAACTTGAACAACTTGCCAGGGGCCCAAAGCCCATTTTTTATTGATAGAACAAACCTTTTTCACAGCAGCAAAATGTAACATCAATGCAAAGCACACACATTATTCCTTACAGTAGTCACTCAATCCAGTCTTAGAAATTTTACATCAGTGGGCTCATTAGTTGTTCTTATTAGTTCATTCAAACTTATATATTTACCATCTTAAAAAGCCCCACAAGATAGAAGAAAACGGCAAATACAGCAATCAGCAAGTAAAATATAATGTAGTTCAATTGGATCACAGTATTGAACTCtttgctgcaagcctgcaacctTGGCATGATGGCATTGATTCAACTATTGGATCACAAGATATTTGAACTCTTCGCTGTAACCTTGCAATAAGGTGATGCCATAAGGTGTAATTGGTTGCTTCTTCTTGCTGTTGCTCCAACTGTCATGTCCATGTCAAGCTCTAGCGGCTGCATTCCAGCCGGAAGGCTCCAGTCGAAATAGTATAGGAGGCGTGCCAAGATCAGTTCCATGGTGGCCAACCCAAAACCGGAGCCAGGACACATCCTCCTCCCACTACCGAACGGCAGGTACTCAAACTGCGTACCTTTATAGTCCAACACACTTCCTTCGAACCTTTCAGGACTGAACTCTTCAGAGTCGTCGCTCCAATACTCCGGGCTTCTAGCCAACGCCCATGCGTTGACGATCACCCTGCTGCCTCTGGCAACCTCAAACCCACCGACATCGCAGGTCTCCCGGCAGAGGCGAGGGAGTAGGAGCGGGAGGGGTGGGTGCAGCCTCATCGTCTCCTTGATGACCATGCTCAAGTAGTGCAGATGGTGAACGTTGGACTCATGGTCCAACGGGTTCTTGTTGTCGAATGCCTGCCGCACCTCTGTTTGCGCCTTTGCCATCGTCTCCGGGTTCTTGATGAGCTCGGACATGACCCACTCAGCAGCTGATGAGGTGGTCTCCGTCCCTGCTATGAACATATCCTAAACCAAATTATTGCAAGAAAAGCAAATGCAAAATCGATCGGTTAGAATTTCGATATTAATAAACATCCTGCAGAAATAAAAGGTACGGTGCAACGACAACACTTACCACTATGATCGCCTTGATGTTTATGGTTTTGATGGGCAGCTCCAACTCCCCTTCATCTCGGATCCTCAGCAAGACACTGAGGAGGTCGTGCTCTCCCTCACGGTCTTCTCCCTGGGCATTCCTCCGTCGTGCCTCGCACTCTGCGATGATCTCGTCGAATACTTGGTCGAGCTGACGGTGCGCCCTCCGCAGCCGGTGTCTCATCCCGGTGACGACGTCCATGAACCACATCGACGGAAAGAGGTCCGAGACGCAGAATCCCGAGGAGTACTTGAGCACCACGTTCATCGCTGATAGGAACCGCTTCCTCCTCTCGCCGCTGCAGCTGTGACCAAACGTCGCCAGCCCGGTGATGGAGTTGGTACAAGAGACCAGCAAGCCGCCGAGGTTcaccggctcgccgccgccggcggcggcctggacctCCGCGACGAGGGACATGGTCTCCCTGTGCCTGATGCCCGCGAACTGCTTCACCTTGCGCGCGCTGAGGAGCTCGAGCGTGCAGAGCTTGCGCAGCACTCTCCAGTAGTCTCCGTAGGGCACGAAGGCCAGGTCGA from Panicum virgatum strain AP13 chromosome 9K, P.virgatum_v5, whole genome shotgun sequence encodes:
- the LOC120651251 gene encoding 9-beta-pimara-7,15-diene oxidase-like, with the translated sequence MELSTISLLFLILPIISLVLASSHRGRRESRAETNRKRRPPGPWGLPFIGSIHHLLTSQPQAALRELAEKHGPVMYLRLGQVDTVVVSSPEAAQEVLRANDISFASRPSLLATDIICYGSLDLAFVPYGDYWRVLRKLCTLELLSARKVKQFAGIRHRETMSLVAEVQAAAGGGEPVNLGGLLVSCTNSITGLATFGHSCSGERRKRFLSAMNVVLKYSSGFCVSDLFPSMWFMDVVTGMRHRLRRAHRQLDQVFDEIIAECEARRRNAQGEDREGEHDLLSVLLRIRDEGELELPIKTINIKAIIVDMFIAGTETTSSAAEWVMSELIKNPETMAKAQTEVRQAFDNKNPLDHESNVHHLHYLSMVIKETMRLHPPLPLLLPRLCRETCDVGGFEVARGSRVIVNAWALARSPEYWSDDSEEFSPERFEGSVLDYKGTQFEYLPFGSGRRMCPGSGFGLATMELILARLLYYFDWSLPAGMQPLELDMDMTVGATARRSNQLHLMASPYCKVTAKSSNIL